The Pseudomonas sp. G2-4 genome window below encodes:
- a CDS encoding sugar ABC transporter ATP-binding protein: MNVSSPRSVGPAVEPASVLPCLRLENIVKRFPGVLALNGVSLSLNAGEVHAICGENGAGKSTLMKVISGQLTPDQGTITYQGEERTFKSVSDAERVGIAIIHQELNLVPHLSVAENVYLAREPVKFGLIDRRKLLSDTRECLQRLGVDIDPNQLVNKLSVAQQQMVEIAKALSLNARVLILDEPTSSLTETETAQLFRVINELKAQGVGMLYISHRLDEMQHIVDRVTVMRDGCYVSTSLFCDTTVDTIVADMVGRSLKEKFPPRTGAPTKEVLLNVKNFSRKGAFQSIDFELRKGEILGFAGLMGAGRTEIARAIFGADPVDTGSLELFGKPVTIKKPQDAIRHGIAYLSEDRKSDGLALKMSLASNITLANMGAVCNAFGFIRFKDEEKAARGYIDSLGIRTPSPNQVTRYLSGGNQQKVVIGKWLFRNSRILFFDEPTRGIDVGAKYAIYELMDKLASQGIGIVLISSELPELLGMSDRILVFHEGRATGELDARRTSQEEIMHYASGYSK, encoded by the coding sequence TTGAATGTCTCGTCCCCTCGGTCCGTCGGGCCTGCAGTTGAACCAGCCTCGGTTCTCCCTTGTTTACGCCTGGAAAACATCGTCAAGCGTTTCCCTGGGGTGCTCGCGCTGAACGGCGTTTCACTCAGCCTCAATGCAGGAGAGGTGCACGCGATATGCGGAGAGAATGGCGCCGGCAAATCAACCCTGATGAAAGTCATCAGCGGGCAACTGACTCCCGACCAAGGGACCATTACCTACCAAGGTGAAGAGCGAACGTTTAAATCGGTCAGTGATGCCGAGCGGGTTGGCATTGCGATCATCCACCAAGAGCTGAATTTGGTACCGCACCTGTCGGTTGCTGAAAACGTCTACTTGGCCAGAGAGCCGGTGAAATTTGGTCTCATTGATCGGCGCAAGCTGCTTTCAGACACACGTGAGTGCCTTCAACGGTTAGGGGTGGATATTGATCCCAACCAGTTGGTTAACAAGCTTTCCGTCGCTCAGCAGCAGATGGTCGAGATCGCCAAGGCCCTGTCGCTAAATGCACGAGTGTTGATCCTTGATGAACCCACCTCATCGTTGACTGAAACGGAAACGGCACAGCTTTTTCGAGTGATCAACGAGTTGAAGGCGCAGGGCGTCGGCATGCTTTACATCTCCCACCGCTTGGACGAAATGCAACATATCGTCGACAGGGTCACCGTCATGCGGGACGGTTGTTATGTTTCTACGTCCCTGTTCTGCGACACCACGGTCGATACTATCGTCGCTGACATGGTGGGTCGGTCGTTGAAGGAAAAGTTTCCTCCACGAACCGGTGCGCCCACGAAAGAAGTATTACTCAACGTCAAGAATTTCAGCCGGAAGGGCGCGTTTCAGTCGATTGATTTCGAGCTTCGCAAGGGCGAAATCCTAGGGTTTGCAGGGCTGATGGGTGCAGGCAGGACTGAAATCGCACGGGCTATTTTCGGCGCGGATCCTGTGGACACAGGCAGTCTGGAGCTTTTCGGCAAACCCGTTACGATCAAAAAACCGCAGGACGCCATCCGGCACGGAATCGCTTACCTGTCAGAAGACCGCAAGAGTGACGGCTTGGCCTTGAAGATGTCCCTTGCAAGCAACATTACGTTGGCAAACATGGGAGCGGTCTGTAACGCGTTTGGCTTCATTCGATTCAAGGATGAAGAGAAGGCCGCGCGCGGCTACATCGATAGCCTCGGCATTCGCACCCCTTCGCCCAATCAGGTTACCCGCTATCTTTCGGGCGGCAATCAGCAAAAAGTTGTGATCGGTAAATGGCTGTTTCGAAACTCTAGAATTTTGTTCTTCGACGAGCCTACCCGGGGCATAGACGTCGGTGCGAAGTATGCCATTTACGAACTGATGGACAAACTGGCGTCGCAAGGCATCGGGATTGTTCTGATCAGTTCCGAGCTTCCCGAACTATTGGGAATGAGTGATCGAATTCTGGTTTTCCATGAGGGACGTGCAACCGGCGAACTGGATGCCCGCCGCACATCACAAGAAGAAATCATGCATTACGCGTCGGGGTATTCCAAATGA